The proteins below are encoded in one region of Methanomassiliicoccales archaeon:
- a CDS encoding D-aminoacyl-tRNA deacylase, producing the protein MRTLVCSSPDRASVNIKDALLSLFEWTEINDFEGQPIFAHGENILVTINQLHLYANHVDQRICEAVDREITEIIFLSRHKAVSGIHTLTVHPIGNFGVAEYGGFDRALVPSAHHSMTEILRQLKRSTEGLPFEVSFEVTHHGPYLDKPTAFVEIGSDESMWEDKKAAEAIAKSIMQLQISVNPVLIGIGGGHYAPRFTEVALTKRVSFGHMIPNYVIDKADEDDMIKIIKMAYEKTPGAQFAYIHKKSMKRSTVTKLKHLLDRLNIEAIESESLQEL; encoded by the coding sequence ATGAGAACACTTGTCTGCAGCTCACCAGACAGAGCCAGTGTTAATATCAAAGACGCCCTATTATCCTTATTCGAATGGACTGAAATCAACGATTTCGAAGGACAACCGATTTTTGCCCACGGCGAAAACATACTCGTCACAATAAATCAGCTCCATCTCTATGCAAATCATGTTGATCAAAGAATTTGCGAAGCAGTTGATCGTGAGATCACAGAAATCATTTTTCTATCGAGGCACAAGGCAGTGTCGGGGATACACACCTTGACGGTCCACCCGATCGGGAATTTTGGTGTTGCTGAGTACGGCGGATTTGATAGGGCGCTCGTCCCATCCGCACATCATTCGATGACTGAGATCTTGAGACAGTTGAAGAGATCAACAGAGGGTCTTCCATTCGAGGTCTCCTTCGAAGTCACTCACCACGGCCCTTACCTGGATAAACCAACAGCGTTCGTCGAGATCGGAAGCGATGAAAGTATGTGGGAAGACAAGAAAGCAGCAGAGGCGATCGCGAAAAGCATCATGCAGTTACAGATCTCCGTTAACCCAGTTCTGATCGGTATCGGCGGGGGGCATTATGCACCTCGGTTCACGGAAGTTGCCTTAACGAAGAGAGTTTCCTTTGGGCATATGATTCCAAATTATGTAATAGATAAAGCAGACGAAGACGATATGATAAAGATCATTAAGATGGCGTATGAGAAAACGCCTGGTGCTCAGTTTGCATACATCCATAAGAAATCGATGAAACGCTCAACTGTTACAAAGCTGAAGCATCTTCTAGATAGACTTAATATCGAGG